The following is a genomic window from Chryseobacterium sp. StRB126.
ATTGTTTATTTTTATGATATTAATAATGTATCATCTATTGCGATCATCGGATTTTCAATGGGAATAATGAACACGATTGTGACTTCTGTCGGAAATCAAAAAGTGAACACAGATTTCGTGACCGGAACTTTGAACAGCCTGGCAAGGAACACTGCCATGCTGATGATGACTGAAAATAAAAAAGAAAAAAAAGAATATACATCCAATACTGTTCATCTTTTGCTGTTGTGGATTGGCTTTTTATCAGGTGCATCTATCGCTCCTTTCCTACTCGATTATTTGGGAAAATGGACATTGATTTTTCCTGCTTTATTACTGATGACTTGCGGATTATTGCTCTCAAAAATTAACACTAAAAACTAATATTATGTTACAAAAAAACGATGTTGCCCCTGATTTCACATTGTATGCAACACCCGACCAGAAAATTACACTTTCAGAATTCAAAGGAAGGAATGTCATTCTCGCTTTTTATCCTGCCGACTGGAGTCCGGTTTGCAGCGACCAGATGGCTTTGTACAATGAAACTTTGAAGTTCTTCAAAAAATACGATGCAGAGATCTTCGGAATTTCTGTAGACAGCAAATGGTGTCACCTGGCATTTGCACAATCCAGAAATTTACATTTTCCATTATTAGCAGATTTTGAAGCTAAAGGAGAAACTGCTAAAAAATATGGTGTTTATGATGAGGAAGAAGGTGAATGTAAACGAGCTCTTTTCGTGATTAATAAAGATGGTATTATCGAATGGAGTTATCTGTCTCCAACGGCAATTAATCCAGGAGCAGACGGAATTTTAGACGCTTTAGAAACCCTTAACACAAAATAAATTATGTCACTAAAACCAGCCGTCAGCCAGACTGACCACGCACAAGGCAACTTAGAAGCCGACCTCATTATTGTAGAATACGGTGATTATCAATGTCCATATTGTGGTGCTGCTTATCCGGTTCTGAAAGAATTGATGAAGGAATATGGAAGTCAAATCAAATTTGTTTTCAGAAACTTTCCATTGTCTGAAATGCATCCATATGCTAGACCAGCAGCCATCGCAGCGGAAGCAGCCAATCTACAGGGGAAATTCTGGGAAATGCACGATGCG
Proteins encoded in this region:
- a CDS encoding YoaK family protein, coding for MDNSVVKTNSSVSSESIKVQEKLALFLAFIAGYIDATGFIQWKTYVSFMSGNTTSLGTAISTEKSGIIITSITVISCFLLGIYAGTCLSLWKRIKNPILTFYIVSGIFIFYSIIVYFYDINNVSSIAIIGFSMGIMNTIVTSVGNQKVNTDFVTGTLNSLARNTAMLMMTENKKEKKEYTSNTVHLLLLWIGFLSGASIAPFLLDYLGKWTLIFPALLLMTCGLLLSKINTKN
- a CDS encoding redoxin domain-containing protein, with translation MLQKNDVAPDFTLYATPDQKITLSEFKGRNVILAFYPADWSPVCSDQMALYNETLKFFKKYDAEIFGISVDSKWCHLAFAQSRNLHFPLLADFEAKGETAKKYGVYDEEEGECKRALFVINKDGIIEWSYLSPTAINPGADGILDALETLNTK
- a CDS encoding DsbA family protein, which codes for MSLKPAVSQTDHAQGNLEADLIIVEYGDYQCPYCGAAYPVLKELMKEYGSQIKFVFRNFPLSEMHPYARPAAIAAEAANLQGKFWEMHDAIYENQQYLNELFLFKLAEKAGLDLAKFKEDIQKSELEAKVDADFESGIMSGVNGTPSFFVNGKKFDGGAEDLFELLRENTES